In Streptomyces chartreusis NRRL 3882, the following are encoded in one genomic region:
- a CDS encoding DUF1416 domain-containing protein, which yields MCGAKAGGPDASTIKPGETTIQGQVTKDGEPVTGYVRLLDSTGEFTAEVPTSATGQFRFYAAEGTWTVRALVPGATADRTVVAQKGGLAEVAIAV from the coding sequence ATGTGTGGAGCGAAGGCCGGCGGCCCGGACGCCTCGACGATCAAGCCCGGTGAGACCACCATCCAGGGTCAGGTGACCAAGGACGGCGAGCCGGTGACCGGCTACGTCCGTCTGCTGGACTCGACCGGCGAGTTCACGGCCGAGGTGCCGACCTCGGCGACCGGACAGTTCCGCTTCTACGCGGCCGAGGGCACCTGGACCGTCCGTGCCCTCGTGCCCGGCGCCACCGCCGACCGCACGGTCGTCGCCCAGAAGGGCGGCCTGGCGGAGGTCGCGATCGCCGTCTGA
- a CDS encoding DUF3099 domain-containing protein — protein MYARRRHTYFAMMGLCIGLFVLAWGVVRLWSIPVAVGMCVVAMVIPPVAAMVANRRGPEDRWWDDPSGDPQSDEWWDELDGKKRH, from the coding sequence ATGTACGCACGACGGCGGCATACGTACTTCGCGATGATGGGCCTGTGCATCGGCCTCTTCGTCCTGGCCTGGGGTGTCGTGCGGTTGTGGTCCATCCCTGTGGCCGTCGGGATGTGCGTGGTGGCCATGGTCATCCCGCCCGTCGCCGCGATGGTCGCGAACCGCCGGGGGCCGGAGGACCGCTGGTGGGACGACCCGTCCGGGGATCCCCAGTCCGACGAGTGGTGGGACGAGCTGGACGGCAAGAAGCGGCACTGA
- a CDS encoding VOC family protein has protein sequence MRLTAATLDAPDARELAAFYLRLLPGWRVWRGEEWQDWVHIRPPGGGTGLSFQTEPAYRPPVWPSTPDRQQMMIHLDIEVDDLEEETARALAEGARLAAYQPQDGVRVLLDPAGHPFCLHTEAAQ, from the coding sequence GTGCGCCTGACGGCGGCGACTCTGGACGCCCCGGACGCCCGTGAGCTGGCCGCCTTCTACCTGCGGCTGCTGCCCGGGTGGCGGGTGTGGCGCGGGGAGGAGTGGCAGGACTGGGTGCACATCCGGCCGCCGGGCGGCGGCACCGGCCTGTCCTTCCAGACCGAGCCCGCCTACCGGCCGCCCGTCTGGCCGAGTACGCCGGACCGGCAGCAGATGATGATCCACCTCGACATCGAGGTCGACGACCTGGAAGAGGAGACCGCGCGGGCCCTGGCCGAGGGCGCGCGGCTCGCCGCGTACCAGCCGCAGGACGGCGTCCGGGTGCTCCTGGACCCGGCGGGCCACCCGTTCTGCCTCCACACGGAGGCGGCTCAGTAG
- a CDS encoding DsrE family protein, producing MAKKLVIKVTAGADAPERCSQAFTVAAVAVASGVDVSLWLTGESAWFALPGRAAEFELPHAAPLPDLLDSVLAAGRVTLCTQCAARRDITEKDVIEGVRIAGAQVFVQEALADETQALVY from the coding sequence ATGGCGAAGAAGCTGGTGATCAAGGTGACGGCGGGGGCCGACGCCCCCGAGCGGTGTTCCCAGGCGTTCACGGTGGCGGCGGTGGCCGTCGCGAGCGGCGTCGACGTCTCCCTGTGGCTGACCGGCGAATCCGCCTGGTTCGCCCTGCCCGGCCGCGCCGCCGAGTTCGAGCTGCCGCACGCGGCCCCGCTCCCCGACCTGCTCGACTCGGTCCTGGCAGCCGGCCGCGTCACCCTGTGCACGCAGTGCGCGGCCCGCCGCGACATCACGGAGAAGGACGTCATCGAAGGCGTCCGCATCGCGGGCGCGCAGGTCTTCGTGCAGGAGGCGCTGGCGGACGAGACCCAGGCGCTCGTCTACTGA
- a CDS encoding FABP family protein, whose protein sequence is MIEIPSDLHKDLVPLAFLLGNWAGAGVHDFPGSEKCNFGQEVAFTHDGRDFLEYRSHSWVLDKDGNKVRPLESEHGFWRIDAERKVEVTMTRDDGVIEIWYGELADKKPQIDLVTDAVARTAASQPYTGGKRLYGYVKSDLMWVGEKQTPEVELRPYMSAHLKKVVTPEEVERWAKALPDDMPDDGIAFFK, encoded by the coding sequence ATGATCGAGATCCCGTCCGACCTCCACAAAGACCTCGTCCCGCTCGCCTTCCTGCTCGGCAACTGGGCCGGTGCCGGTGTGCACGACTTCCCCGGCTCCGAGAAGTGCAACTTCGGGCAGGAGGTCGCCTTCACCCACGACGGCCGGGACTTCCTTGAGTACCGCTCCCACAGCTGGGTGCTGGACAAGGACGGCAACAAGGTCCGGCCGCTGGAGTCCGAGCACGGCTTCTGGCGGATCGACGCCGAGCGCAAGGTCGAGGTGACGATGACCCGCGACGACGGCGTCATCGAGATCTGGTACGGCGAGCTGGCCGACAAGAAGCCGCAGATCGACCTCGTGACGGACGCGGTGGCCCGCACCGCCGCCTCCCAGCCGTACACCGGCGGCAAGCGGCTCTACGGCTACGTCAAGAGCGACCTGATGTGGGTCGGCGAGAAGCAGACCCCCGAGGTGGAGCTGCGCCCCTACATGTCGGCCCACCTGAAGAAGGTCGTCACCCCGGAGGAGGTCGAGCGCTGGGCCAAGGCCCTGCCCGACGACATGCCCGACGACGGCATCGCCTTCTTCAAGTAG
- a CDS encoding Fur family transcriptional regulator: MVSTDWKSDLRQRGYRLTPQRQLVLEAVDTLEHATPDDILVEVRKTASGVNISTVYRTLELLEELGLVSHAHLGHGAPTYHLADRHHHLHLVCRDCQNVIEADVSVAAEFTAKLRQTFGFDTDMKHFAIFGRCEDCTLKASTTES; this comes from the coding sequence GTGGTGAGCACCGACTGGAAGAGCGATCTGCGGCAGCGCGGCTACCGGCTGACCCCGCAGCGGCAACTCGTGCTCGAAGCCGTGGACACCCTGGAGCACGCGACCCCCGACGACATCCTCGTGGAAGTGAGGAAGACGGCGTCGGGGGTCAACATTTCCACGGTCTACCGGACGCTGGAGCTGCTGGAGGAGCTCGGCCTGGTCAGCCACGCCCATCTGGGGCACGGAGCGCCGACGTACCACCTCGCGGACCGGCACCACCACCTCCACCTGGTCTGCCGTGACTGCCAGAACGTGATCGAGGCGGACGTGTCCGTGGCGGCCGAGTTCACGGCGAAGCTGCGGCAGACGTTCGGGTTCGACACCGACATGAAGCACTTCGCGATCTTCGGCCGCTGTGAGGACTGCACCCTCAAGGCTTCAACTACCGAGTCGTAG